From one Tachysurus vachellii isolate PV-2020 chromosome 23, HZAU_Pvac_v1, whole genome shotgun sequence genomic stretch:
- the trappc2l gene encoding trafficking protein particle complex subunit 2-like protein → MAVCVAVIAKENYPLYIRSVPTQSELKFHYTVHTSLDVVEEKISAVGKVMADQRELYLGLLYPTEDYKVYGYVTNSKVKFVIVVDSSNTSLRDNEIRSMFRKLHNSFTDIMCNPFYNPGDPIQSKAFDSTVSAMMVPSS, encoded by the exons ATGGCGGTGTGTGTAGCTGTTATAGCTAAGGAG AATTACCCTCTGTACATCCGGAGCGTTCCGACACAGAGTGAGCTGAAATTCCACTACACAGTGCACACTTCGCTGGACGTAGTGGAGGAGAAGATCTCTGCCGTTGGTAAAGTGATGGCTGATCAGCGAGAGCTCTACCTGGGACTGCTCTACCCTACAGAAGACTACAAAGT ATATGGCTACGTGACCAACTCCAAAGTCAAGTTTGTGATCGTTGTAGACTCGTCAAACACGTCACTGAGAGACAACGAGATACGAAGC ATGTTCAGAAAATTGCACAACTCCTTCACAGATATCATGTGCAATCCCTTCTACAACCCTGGAGATCCAATTCAGTCCAA GGCTTTTGACAGCACAGTGTCGGCCATGATGGTGCCGTCCAGCTGA
- the pabpn1l gene encoding embryonic polyadenylate-binding protein 2, translating into MAEQIYDIKGALNSGSQFTEDPELEAIKARVMEMEEEEEEKLREAQYCSDKPYTYGPLQTGLFYSMTPEERIDADSRSVYVGNVDYGTTADELEIYFNGCGHVNRVTILCDKFTGHPKGFAYIEFSDRESVRMAMALDETLFRGRILKVLPKRTNMPGISSTDRGFARGGRFRGRGVRASRFHNGFQGRFRGFIRGSGRAQPWYISY; encoded by the exons ATGGCGGAACAAATTTACGACATTAAAGGAGCTCTCAACTCCGGAAGTCAGTTCACTGAGGACCCG GAGTTGGAGGCGATCAAGGCACGGGTGATggagatggaagaagaagaggaggagaagctgAGGGAAGCACAGTACTGTTCAGACAAGCCGTATACTTACGGCCCTCTACAGACAG GACTTTTCTACAGTATGACACCCGAGGAGAGGATAGACGCTGACAGCAGATCCGTCTATGTGGGGAAC GTGGATTATGGGACGACTGCAGATGAACTGGAGATCTACTTCAACGGCTGTGGTCACGTGAACAGGGTCACTATTCTGTGTGACAAATTCACTGGCCATCCGAAAGG GTTTGCATACATCGAGTTCTCTGATAGAGAGTCGGTGAGGATGGCCATGGCTTTGGATGAAACCTTGTTCAGAGGACGAATCCTTAAG gTCTTGCCTAAACGCACCAATATGCCAGGCATCAGCAGCACAGACAGAGGGTTCGCGCGAGGGGGGCGTTTCCGAGGCCGAGGAGTCAGAGCTTCCCGGTTTCACAACGGCTTCCAGGGCAGGTTCCGCGGCTTTATCCG gGGAAGTGGAAGAGCCCAGCCTTGGTACATTTCCTACTGA